A DNA window from Providencia huaxiensis contains the following coding sequences:
- the trpA gene encoding tryptophan synthase subunit alpha, whose protein sequence is MERYTQLFERLAQNHQGAFVPFVTLGDPDAELSLKIVDALIAGGADALEIGIPFSDPLADGPTIQNANLRAFKSEITPTICFELLSRIREKHPTIPIGLLVYANLVFTNGIENFYIRCEKAGVDSVLVADVPMSESQPFREAARAHNIAPIFICPPNASDELLQQIGKYSQGYTYLVSRAGVTGTEKRAETPLTHLLSELNQYSAAPALQGFGISEPEQVKEAIKNGAAGAISGSAVVKIIENNLSRPDIMLNLLTEFVVKMKAATQK, encoded by the coding sequence ATGGAACGCTACACCCAACTTTTTGAACGTTTAGCTCAGAACCACCAAGGCGCATTTGTTCCATTTGTCACTTTAGGTGACCCGGATGCTGAATTATCATTAAAAATTGTCGATGCCTTGATTGCTGGTGGTGCTGATGCATTAGAGATTGGTATTCCTTTTTCCGATCCACTGGCAGATGGCCCAACTATCCAAAATGCGAATTTACGTGCATTTAAAAGTGAAATCACCCCGACAATTTGTTTCGAATTACTCAGCCGCATTAGAGAAAAACACCCTACTATTCCTATCGGGTTATTAGTATATGCAAATCTAGTATTTACCAATGGCATCGAAAATTTTTATATTCGCTGCGAAAAAGCAGGCGTTGACTCGGTATTAGTTGCAGATGTTCCTATGTCTGAATCACAGCCATTTCGTGAAGCTGCACGAGCTCACAACATTGCGCCTATTTTTATTTGCCCACCAAATGCTAGTGATGAGCTACTTCAACAAATTGGAAAATATAGCCAAGGTTATACATATTTAGTATCACGTGCAGGTGTGACCGGCACAGAAAAACGTGCTGAAACGCCATTGACCCATTTATTGAGTGAATTAAACCAATATAGCGCAGCTCCCGCCCTACAAGGCTTTGGAATATCAGAGCCTGAACAGGTAAAAGAGGCGATTAAAAATGGTGCAGCTGGTGCAATATCAGGTTCTGCGGTAGTTAAAATTATTGAAAATAATCTTAGTCGCCCTGACATCATGCTTAATTTATTAACTGAGTTTGTTGTAAAAATGAAAGCAGCAACACAAAAATAG
- a CDS encoding ShlB/FhaC/HecB family hemolysin secretion/activation protein: MATTFQMAKSRLTTVYSQTHQQISSLVRQLFVEILQLKKLMLLLVITLLMQMQLTLLSFPLYVSGNTAQIIDQQINNQATQDRSRQQQTQLETKDVLGKNREQANNILVFDDEKDCFEMKRVILLSEPKLPSMRPLETYANQVVGVCIGINGVETLAKGLQDKIIKSGYVTTRVNIPEQNISDGTLTLQIIPGKVANVKLTEGSDTYITLGAIIPAREGDILNIRDIEQGLENLERIPGAKVNIELAPGKEFSTSDISIQREKSPHFNASGYYNNSGSRQTGKDQVGVTLYGNNLTSLNDTIYVSAGKNLKNQARNSSSNAAIYYSVPYNYWLFSLYASKSEYKQTINDTIASYKYYGDSKYYNATASNVFLRGQTYKDTASIQLIKRKSKYKLEDITLLSQQRDLTSLKLGVSHRQNIDNSTVDASIYYQRNVPWFGADESWDMKYGDVSTMGRLFTLDVSGMIPFAFNDFVMSYNPQLFVQYSRDRLTIQDQFSLGNRWTVRGFDEEFSLIGDKGFYLRNEFNFYIPGFSFYPYYALDYGRIFGGVYPLGLYSDDQLLGTAIGMRGNVNIFSYDLFLGVPLYKPDEYETSSVNAGLNVQWFW; this comes from the coding sequence TTGGCTACAACGTTTCAAATGGCCAAATCACGATTAACAACCGTCTACAGTCAGACTCACCAACAGATATCATCGCTCGTTCGGCAGTTATTCGTGGAAATATTACAGCTAAAGAAATTAATGTTATTACTGGTAATAACTTTGTTGATGCAGATGCAACTAACTTTATTATCTTTTCCATTATACGTATCAGGTAATACTGCACAAATCATTGATCAACAGATCAATAATCAAGCAACACAAGATAGATCTCGTCAGCAACAAACACAATTAGAAACTAAAGACGTTTTAGGTAAAAACAGAGAACAAGCAAACAATATTTTAGTTTTTGATGATGAGAAAGACTGCTTTGAAATGAAACGAGTTATTTTGCTTTCCGAGCCAAAGCTCCCATCAATGCGACCTTTAGAGACATATGCAAATCAAGTCGTTGGTGTTTGTATTGGTATTAACGGTGTAGAAACACTCGCTAAAGGCCTACAGGATAAAATAATTAAGTCAGGCTATGTAACAACTCGGGTTAATATTCCTGAACAAAACATTAGCGATGGTACGTTAACTTTGCAAATAATCCCTGGCAAGGTCGCTAACGTGAAATTAACGGAAGGCAGTGATACCTATATTACTTTAGGAGCAATCATACCTGCTAGAGAAGGCGATATCCTAAACATTCGCGATATTGAACAAGGTTTAGAAAACCTTGAGCGTATACCTGGAGCCAAAGTCAATATCGAGCTAGCGCCAGGTAAAGAATTCTCAACTTCAGATATTTCAATCCAAAGGGAAAAGTCACCTCACTTTAACGCTAGTGGTTACTATAATAACTCAGGCAGCCGGCAAACGGGTAAAGACCAAGTTGGCGTTACCCTTTATGGAAACAACCTTACAAGCTTAAATGATACTATATATGTATCAGCGGGTAAAAATTTAAAGAACCAAGCTCGCAATAGTAGTAGTAATGCTGCGATTTATTATTCAGTTCCTTATAACTATTGGCTTTTCTCTCTCTATGCTAGCAAAAGTGAATATAAACAAACAATTAATGATACTATTGCTAGTTATAAGTACTATGGTGATAGTAAATATTATAATGCGACAGCAAGTAATGTATTTTTACGTGGACAAACTTATAAAGATACCGCATCTATTCAACTAATTAAGCGTAAATCAAAATATAAATTAGAAGATATCACCTTACTTTCACAACAACGCGACTTAACCAGTCTGAAGCTTGGCGTTAGCCACCGACAGAATATTGATAACTCAACTGTTGACGCTTCAATTTACTATCAACGTAACGTACCTTGGTTTGGAGCCGATGAAAGCTGGGATATGAAATATGGTGATGTCAGCACCATGGGGCGACTATTCACTCTCGATGTTTCAGGAATGATCCCTTTTGCGTTCAATGATTTTGTGATGAGTTATAACCCACAATTATTTGTACAATATTCACGAGACCGTTTAACCATCCAAGATCAATTCTCGTTAGGTAACCGTTGGACTGTACGTGGTTTTGATGAAGAGTTTTCACTAATCGGAGATAAGGGGTTTTATTTACGAAATGAATTTAACTTTTATATCCCTGGCTTCTCCTTTTATCCCTACTACGCACTTGACTATGGCAGAATATTTGGAGGTGTTTATCCTCTAGGCCTCTATTCTGATGACCAATTATTAGGTACGGCTATAGGCATGAGAGGTAATGTTAATATATTCAGTTATGACTTATTTCTAGGTGTACCACTTTATAAGCCGGATGAATATGAAACTAGCAGTGTCAATGCTGGATTAAACGTGCAGTGGTTTTGGTAA
- the ompW gene encoding outer membrane protein OmpW produces the protein MKKLTALVLAAATLAPAVSIAHEAGDFIFRTGTATVRPNAGSENVLGLGSFDVNNNTQLGLTFGYMITDNIGVELLAATPFEHKVGVGPLGTIATVKHLPPTLMAQYYFGSKEDKLRPYLGAGVNYTFFFDEKFNSTGKANGLSDLDLSSSWGFAAQAGMDYMLTDNWMLNASVWWMNIETDVKFKAGNDTHKIDTRLDPFVFMFGAGYRF, from the coding sequence ATGAAAAAACTCACTGCGCTTGTATTAGCTGCTGCAACTTTAGCTCCAGCAGTTTCTATTGCTCATGAAGCTGGCGACTTTATTTTCCGTACAGGTACTGCAACGGTACGTCCAAATGCGGGTTCTGAAAATGTATTAGGTTTAGGTTCATTTGATGTTAATAACAATACTCAATTAGGTTTAACATTTGGGTATATGATTACTGATAATATCGGTGTGGAATTATTAGCAGCAACTCCGTTTGAACACAAAGTTGGCGTAGGACCGTTAGGTACAATTGCAACTGTTAAACATTTACCACCAACTTTAATGGCGCAGTATTATTTTGGTAGTAAAGAAGATAAATTACGCCCTTATTTAGGTGCCGGTGTTAACTATACCTTCTTCTTTGATGAGAAATTTAACTCAACAGGGAAAGCTAACGGTTTATCAGATCTTGATTTATCAAGCTCTTGGGGCTTTGCAGCACAAGCAGGTATGGACTACATGCTGACTGATAACTGGATGCTGAATGCTTCAGTGTGGTGGATGAATATTGAAACAGATGTGAAATTTAAAGCGGGTAATGACACACACAAAATTGATACTCGTTTAGACCCATTTGTATTTATGTTTGGTGCGGGTTACCGTTTCTAA
- a CDS encoding YciC family protein translates to MSISANSLISDSINFFKNQLSGLLTIVLLATVVSLVIYAMMIPNEQMIGVLAQAQSKMIESGNTGLQDWILSLSEEDKSSILRVSFGLILSVTLGSLLLICGTLSYISGMSRGEDMTGLQAITSSLNKAPSMFLLLVVCSLLIQLGITIMVLPGIVLAIGFSLAPAILITESTNSFSAMGKSWKLAYANWRVVLPMILIWMAAQMLISVLLGNLNMNHILINGISFLLNNVVAAFALIYFYRLYMLITKN, encoded by the coding sequence ATGTCCATTTCGGCCAACTCACTCATTAGTGATAGTATCAATTTCTTTAAAAATCAATTGAGTGGCCTCCTCACCATTGTGCTCTTAGCCACCGTGGTAAGCCTTGTCATTTATGCGATGATGATCCCCAATGAACAGATGATAGGTGTTCTTGCACAAGCACAGAGTAAGATGATTGAGTCTGGTAATACGGGCTTACAAGACTGGATCCTAAGTCTATCTGAAGAAGATAAAAGCAGTATTTTGCGTGTTTCTTTTGGTTTGATTCTTTCCGTTACTCTTGGCAGCTTGCTCCTTATTTGTGGCACATTATCCTATATCTCAGGGATGTCACGTGGCGAAGATATGACAGGTCTTCAAGCGATAACATCATCACTGAACAAAGCACCTTCTATGTTTCTTCTGTTGGTCGTGTGCTCACTGCTGATCCAATTAGGCATCACAATTATGGTTCTACCCGGCATTGTACTCGCCATTGGTTTTTCCTTAGCGCCAGCAATTTTAATAACAGAAAGTACCAACTCCTTCAGTGCGATGGGAAAAAGCTGGAAATTGGCCTATGCAAACTGGCGTGTTGTCTTACCGATGATTTTAATTTGGATGGCAGCTCAAATGCTTATCAGTGTGCTATTGGGTAACCTTAATATGAATCATATCCTTATTAATGGCATCTCTTTTTTACTCAATAATGTTGTAGCTGCATTCGCTTTAATTTACTTTTATCGTTTATATATGTTGATCACTAAAAATTAA
- a CDS encoding SulP family inorganic anion transporter produces MIKARLFVWMPGLKTLFNYQRADLGPDVKAGLSVAAVALPVAIAYAELMGVNAIVGLYSCILPMLFYALFGTSKQLIIGPDAATCAVIAAAVAPLAMGDETVRWQLIIVMSFMTGVWCLIAARFRLGTFADFLSRPILQGLLNGVALTIIVSQISKVFGITTLPSGFIERLIAFPLALVETHIPTLLVAIVTLVITLVIKRVRSKWPSLLIAMVLATAASILFNLEQYGISTVGDLGEGLPHIPLPDFPPSLLRDLVIPSLNLAVISFVSFMMTARSFASKNGYTVDADQELRALGMANIASAFGQGFAVSAASSRTAVNDMMGGKTQLVSLVAAVTILAVLLFSINLLEYIPMPALGMVLIISTYSLLSFRSIFSMRKRNREAFFLCVFTLCAVLVVGLISGVGLAVLLGLLQFVRVIFRPTDQLLGVDEHGMLHSMTSENDIQEVDGVLIYRFNSPLTYFNVNYFKERLNKHLDNQRKRPAWVIVDAAVSFTHNDVSVFSTLNDIVTSLKAKGVTLVLAGRRTSLNRWLEQNKINRSDDDLLVVPDIYFAIRLIQSKQQIQMKCVEERKAQESQRDSGILEHDCEDRITPTDTYSDNS; encoded by the coding sequence ATGATAAAGGCAAGGCTATTTGTCTGGATGCCAGGTTTAAAAACACTGTTTAACTATCAACGTGCTGACTTAGGCCCTGATGTTAAAGCAGGGTTGTCTGTCGCTGCGGTTGCTTTACCTGTTGCTATTGCCTATGCCGAATTAATGGGGGTGAATGCAATTGTTGGATTGTATTCATGTATTTTACCCATGTTGTTCTATGCGTTATTTGGCACGTCGAAACAATTAATTATTGGGCCTGATGCTGCAACATGCGCGGTGATTGCAGCCGCTGTCGCTCCACTCGCAATGGGGGATGAAACTGTTCGTTGGCAGCTGATTATCGTCATGAGCTTTATGACCGGGGTTTGGTGTTTGATTGCAGCAAGATTTCGTTTGGGGACTTTCGCAGATTTTTTATCTAGACCAATATTGCAAGGCTTACTAAATGGGGTCGCCCTCACGATCATCGTTAGTCAAATTAGTAAAGTATTTGGTATTACGACCTTGCCTTCAGGGTTTATTGAGCGATTAATAGCTTTTCCATTAGCGTTAGTGGAAACACATATTCCGACATTATTAGTTGCTATTGTAACATTGGTAATTACCTTAGTGATTAAGCGAGTGCGCAGTAAGTGGCCATCTTTATTAATTGCAATGGTTTTGGCAACAGCAGCGAGTATTTTATTTAATCTTGAGCAATATGGTATTAGCACCGTTGGGGATTTAGGTGAAGGGCTCCCGCATATACCACTGCCTGATTTTCCACCAAGTTTACTCCGAGACCTTGTTATTCCATCATTAAACTTAGCCGTGATTAGTTTTGTCAGTTTTATGATGACGGCTCGCAGTTTTGCGAGCAAAAATGGTTATACCGTCGATGCAGATCAAGAATTAAGAGCGTTAGGGATGGCAAATATTGCTTCTGCTTTTGGCCAGGGGTTCGCGGTTAGTGCTGCGAGTAGCCGCACTGCGGTTAATGACATGATGGGGGGGAAAACGCAATTAGTTTCCCTCGTTGCTGCGGTAACTATCTTAGCTGTTTTACTTTTCTCCATAAATTTATTGGAATATATCCCTATGCCTGCTTTAGGGATGGTTTTAATTATATCTACTTATTCCTTACTCAGTTTCCGTAGTATTTTTTCGATGCGTAAACGCAATAGAGAAGCTTTTTTCTTATGTGTTTTCACATTATGTGCAGTGCTGGTGGTTGGCTTGATCAGTGGTGTAGGCTTAGCGGTTCTATTGGGTTTATTGCAGTTTGTCCGGGTCATATTTAGGCCGACAGACCAACTATTAGGCGTAGATGAACACGGTATGTTGCATTCGATGACATCAGAAAATGATATTCAAGAAGTTGATGGAGTCCTTATTTATCGTTTCAATTCTCCACTCACCTATTTCAATGTGAATTACTTTAAAGAGCGGTTAAATAAACATTTAGATAATCAACGGAAGAGGCCAGCTTGGGTGATTGTGGATGCTGCCGTCAGCTTTACGCATAATGATGTGAGCGTATTTTCCACATTGAATGACATTGTGACATCTTTGAAGGCGAAAGGGGTAACTTTGGTATTAGCGGGTCGGAGAACCTCGCTTAATCGTTGGTTAGAACAAAATAAAATTAATCGTTCAGATGATGACCTATTAGTGGTACCTGATATTTATTTTGCAATTCGTTTAATTCAAAGTAAGCAACAGATCCAAATGAAATGTGTTGAAGAAAGAAAAGCACAAGAGAGCCAAAGGGATTCAGGTATATTAGAGCATGATTGTGAGGATCGAATTACACCAACGGATACTTACTCAGATAACTCTTAA
- a CDS encoding septation protein A has protein sequence MKQLIDFIPLVIFFIVYKRYDIFYASGALMVTTPLALLATYLIYKKVEKVAKITCAIVMGFAALTLIFHSDAFIKWKVTIIYGAFAGALLFSQWFTEKPLIQRMLGSNQEIKLADSYWTKLNSAWAIFFIFCALLNIYVAFWMAQDIWVNFKVFGLTAGTLIFTVLSVVYIFKNMVKEPAENHEE, from the coding sequence ATGAAACAACTTATTGATTTTATTCCTTTGGTAATCTTCTTTATTGTCTATAAAAGATACGATATTTTCTATGCGAGTGGTGCATTAATGGTGACCACCCCTTTAGCATTATTAGCAACTTATCTTATCTATAAGAAAGTTGAAAAAGTTGCAAAAATTACCTGTGCAATCGTGATGGGCTTTGCTGCCTTAACGCTTATTTTCCATAGTGATGCATTTATTAAGTGGAAAGTCACTATTATCTATGGTGCATTCGCTGGCGCACTACTCTTCAGCCAATGGTTTACTGAGAAGCCTTTAATTCAGCGAATGTTAGGCAGTAACCAAGAAATAAAATTAGCCGATAGTTATTGGACCAAACTCAATAGTGCATGGGCTATTTTCTTTATTTTCTGCGCATTGCTGAATATTTACGTTGCTTTTTGGATGGCTCAAGATATCTGGGTCAATTTCAAAGTCTTTGGTCTGACAGCAGGAACACTAATATTTACAGTATTGAGTGTGGTCTATATTTTTAAAAATATGGTTAAAGAGCCTGCAGAAAATCATGAAGAATAA
- a CDS encoding YqaE/Pmp3 family membrane protein, protein MRLLLAILLPWLQFFTIGRPFAGIICLILQITLIGWLPAAIWSVYALSQYNTDKKIEKAFGDKRY, encoded by the coding sequence ATGAGATTGTTATTGGCAATATTATTACCTTGGTTGCAATTTTTTACGATAGGGCGTCCTTTTGCTGGGATCATTTGCTTAATCTTACAAATTACGCTTATTGGTTGGTTACCTGCCGCTATTTGGTCGGTATATGCGCTATCACAGTACAATACAGATAAAAAGATTGAAAAAGCATTTGGTGACAAACGCTATTAA
- the yciA gene encoding acyl-CoA thioester hydrolase YciA, giving the protein MQLPNGELVLRTLAMPADTNANGDIFGGWLMSQMDIGGAILAKEIALGRVVTVAVNGIKFQKPVAVGDVVCCYARCLKTGKSSITINIEVWVKKVATEPVGQRYRATDAVFTYVAVNDDSTPRSLPKEKQHFQLASSDQKTNEA; this is encoded by the coding sequence ATGCAATTGCCGAACGGTGAGTTAGTTTTACGTACATTAGCCATGCCTGCAGATACTAATGCAAATGGTGATATTTTTGGCGGCTGGTTGATGTCACAAATGGATATAGGTGGCGCTATCTTAGCAAAAGAAATTGCTCTAGGGCGTGTGGTCACTGTGGCGGTAAACGGCATTAAATTTCAAAAACCCGTTGCCGTAGGCGATGTTGTTTGTTGTTATGCACGCTGTCTAAAAACAGGGAAAAGCTCAATTACCATTAATATTGAGGTTTGGGTAAAAAAAGTCGCAACGGAGCCTGTTGGCCAACGTTATCGTGCAACTGATGCAGTATTCACCTATGTTGCCGTTAATGACGATAGCACCCCACGTTCATTACCCAAAGAAAAACAACATTTTCAGTTAGCAAGTTCAGATCAAAAAACTAACGAAGCATAA
- a CDS encoding TonB family protein yields MRWMRWTLIIVVSLSIHAGLAMAWIFNQPNLVRDPEPLTIAMVAFAAPEPVEQVETPVEPEPEPVIEPEPEPVVEPVIALPKKKPEVKKKPKPKQEEKKKIKEDVKPVEKQLAMNNLKSDVIAPKTNNSPIKTANNTGASNSQSTKKGGPRALHKQAPAYSERARRLGKEGYVKVRYDINDDGRVTNIEFVEATPKGLFERDVKRAMNRWTFEKQPAKGYVTEIYFKLDGTVSQV; encoded by the coding sequence ATGCGTTGGATGCGTTGGACTTTAATTATCGTCGTTTCATTATCTATTCATGCGGGTCTTGCAATGGCATGGATTTTTAATCAACCTAACTTGGTCAGAGACCCTGAACCATTGACGATTGCTATGGTTGCTTTTGCCGCCCCTGAGCCCGTTGAGCAGGTTGAAACACCGGTAGAGCCCGAACCAGAGCCCGTTATAGAGCCCGAACCCGAACCGGTAGTTGAACCCGTCATTGCATTACCTAAGAAAAAGCCTGAGGTGAAGAAAAAGCCTAAGCCAAAACAGGAAGAAAAGAAAAAAATTAAAGAAGATGTTAAGCCAGTTGAGAAGCAATTGGCGATGAATAATCTTAAATCAGACGTCATTGCACCGAAAACGAATAATAGCCCAATAAAGACTGCAAACAATACAGGGGCAAGTAATAGTCAATCGACTAAGAAAGGTGGCCCTAGGGCTCTGCATAAACAAGCTCCTGCTTATTCAGAACGTGCGCGTCGTTTAGGTAAAGAAGGGTATGTGAAAGTTCGCTATGATATCAATGATGATGGCCGAGTGACAAATATTGAATTTGTTGAAGCTACACCTAAAGGGCTATTTGAGCGAGACGTAAAACGCGCAATGAACCGTTGGACTTTTGAAAAGCAACCCGCAAAAGGCTACGTGACTGAAATTTATTTCAAATTGGATGGCACTGTTAGTCAAGTCTAA
- a CDS encoding YciY family protein — MRRSRHEVGRWRMLRQSLRRRRRWLEGHSRRNMRIYAMRKIDIYHRRHSLLFTQWIE; from the coding sequence ATGAGACGTAGTAGGCATGAAGTAGGGCGTTGGCGTATGTTAAGACAATCCCTACGTCGCCGTAGACGCTGGTTAGAAGGGCACTCAAGGCGGAACATGCGCATCTATGCAATGCGTAAAATTGACATTTACCATCGTCGACATTCCCTGCTTTTTACCCAATGGATTGAGTAA
- the cls gene encoding cardiolipin synthase: MATVYTLMSWLLFFLYWLIIAAITVRILVKRRPVTSAMTWLLIIYILPLVGIIAYVAFGELHLGKRRVDKAHDMWPSVATWLENLRNSKHIFATDNSPVAEPLFQLIEKRQGIAGVKGNRIQLLTTCEDSLKAIVNDINNAQHSIEMVFYIWQPGGLVDGVTEALLNAAKRGVKCRIMVDSAGSWHFFRNDYPEKMRAAGIEFVESLKVNLMRFFLRRMDLRQHRKIVVIDNYISYTGSMNMVDPRYFKQDSGVGEWVDILVRMEGPVSTTLGIVYAFDWEMETGQRVLPPPPDSNIMPFEQANGHTTQIIASGPGFPDELIQQSLMTAMFSARKQLIMTTPYFVPSDDLLHAICTAAMRGVDVSIIMPRQNDSFLVRWASRSFYSELLAAGVKIYQFEDGLLHTKSVLVDGELSLVGSVNLDMRSLWLNFEITVVIDDKSFGSDLTLVQYDYIARSTRLEIEEWEQRPFWNRVVERICYFFSPLL; encoded by the coding sequence ATGGCAACCGTCTATACACTTATGAGTTGGCTTCTGTTCTTCCTATATTGGCTAATTATTGCAGCAATTACAGTTCGCATTTTAGTCAAAAGAAGGCCAGTCACCTCAGCCATGACATGGCTCCTGATTATTTATATCCTGCCATTAGTCGGAATTATTGCATATGTCGCCTTCGGTGAGCTTCACCTTGGTAAACGTCGAGTCGATAAAGCTCATGACATGTGGCCATCTGTAGCCACATGGTTAGAAAATCTGCGAAATTCAAAACATATCTTTGCCACTGATAACAGCCCTGTTGCTGAACCATTATTTCAGTTAATTGAGAAACGCCAAGGTATCGCGGGGGTTAAAGGTAACAGGATTCAACTTCTGACCACTTGTGAAGATTCATTGAAAGCAATTGTCAATGATATCAATAATGCTCAGCACTCAATTGAAATGGTATTCTATATTTGGCAGCCTGGTGGTTTAGTCGATGGGGTTACCGAAGCCTTACTTAATGCCGCTAAACGCGGTGTTAAGTGCCGAATTATGGTGGACTCCGCGGGAAGTTGGCATTTTTTCCGTAACGATTACCCTGAAAAAATGCGTGCTGCTGGTATTGAGTTTGTAGAGTCATTAAAAGTTAATTTGATGCGTTTCTTCTTGCGTCGTATGGATTTACGTCAACACCGTAAAATAGTCGTTATCGATAACTATATTTCATATACTGGCAGTATGAATATGGTTGACCCCCGTTATTTTAAGCAAGATTCAGGGGTTGGCGAATGGGTTGATATTTTAGTGCGTATGGAAGGCCCTGTGAGTACCACATTAGGCATTGTGTATGCTTTTGACTGGGAAATGGAAACTGGCCAACGCGTACTTCCACCACCGCCTGATAGTAATATTATGCCTTTTGAACAGGCTAATGGGCATACAACACAAATTATCGCCTCAGGCCCAGGTTTCCCTGATGAGTTGATTCAACAGTCGCTGATGACCGCGATGTTCTCTGCACGCAAACAACTGATCATGACTACCCCTTATTTTGTGCCTAGCGATGACCTTTTGCATGCAATTTGTACAGCAGCAATGCGGGGTGTAGATGTCAGCATTATTATGCCAAGGCAGAATGACTCATTCCTTGTCCGCTGGGCAAGTCGTTCATTTTACAGTGAATTATTAGCTGCTGGCGTTAAGATTTACCAATTTGAAGATGGCTTATTGCACACCAAGAGCGTATTAGTGGATGGCGAGCTCAGCCTTGTCGGTTCAGTCAATCTTGACATGCGCAGTTTATGGCTCAATTTTGAAATCACCGTGGTCATTGATGATAAAAGTTTTGGTAGCGATCTCACGCTAGTTCAGTATGATTATATTGCACGTTCAACGCGTTTAGAAATCGAAGAGTGGGAACAACGCCCGTTCTGGAACCGTGTCGTTGAGCGCATTTGTTATTTCTTTAGTCCATTGTTATAA
- a CDS encoding HI1450 family dsDNA-mimic protein has product MTKIQNTPLIDEDEIIEIAYDLFLDGAMENLEPADQLIFALQFEELGAAEIVPFSHNWQDIINDNIELEQLSEVVIGLAQSPDAELDDIFARVLISRHPSKPFHHILWKK; this is encoded by the coding sequence ATGACCAAAATACAAAATACACCTTTAATCGATGAAGACGAGATCATTGAAATAGCTTATGACCTTTTTCTTGACGGGGCAATGGAGAATCTAGAGCCCGCTGACCAATTAATTTTTGCTTTGCAGTTTGAAGAGCTAGGCGCCGCAGAAATTGTGCCTTTTAGTCATAACTGGCAAGATATTATTAATGATAACATTGAATTAGAGCAACTAAGTGAAGTCGTTATCGGCTTAGCTCAAAGCCCGGATGCCGAATTAGACGATATTTTTGCTCGCGTATTGATTAGCCGCCACCCTTCCAAACCGTTTCACCATATTTTGTGGAAGAAATAA